One stretch of Maylandia zebra isolate NMK-2024a linkage group LG13, Mzebra_GT3a, whole genome shotgun sequence DNA includes these proteins:
- the phactr2 gene encoding phosphatase and actin regulator 2 isoform X2, with amino-acid sequence MGQTAVSAVSQTASVEGLEKSTSLASCDVAVDSSANAQNAHASRQQRGKLSTLGKLFKPWKWRKKKTSDKFQDLSKVLERKISTRQTREELIKKGVLIPDQDEPVISENLNGHATSSLTPEEVKVDIESQETLREEQATGPVRTEEKPERSDTKPNTRANQARPRETQAKKQPSATPPASSKPAGGTAATAKHKDGASGAKKTTKTTVKTGSSTQAKANPPRNTNTTGRGTAKSSHPKKTGCTTKSTTTSTSTPRSRASKDTGSAAQNERTDAKANRKSDTPTSSSVLQKASAETLNPPGDLKASRLSSDTKSISSKVSSNDTAGAQGDSVQDPKSSPDASRAGEDTHKGAVPGTTSQSSHVNTATENTSFADGEARGSSQSDKQERTKEEGGGGGTKKGETENVVENGRRSAEDEAEKPQRPRVKTEQAEVTVIPDRPRDSQTSDSDSDGPILYRDEEEEEEEEDEDSNTSLASKIRRRDTLNIKLGNRPSKKELEEKNILPQSSETERHELRQQIGSKLVRRLSQRPTTEELEQRNILKQKNEAEEQEAKQEIKRRLTRKLSVRPTVAELVARRILRFNEYVEVTDAKDYDRRADKPWTRLTPADKAAIRKELNEFKSREMEVHEDSKQFTRFHRP; translated from the exons TTGAGGGACTGGAGAAATCAACATCTCTGGCCAGCTGCGACGTGGCGGTGGACAGCTCTGCCAATGCCCAGAATGCCCATGCATCACGGCAGCAGCGAGGCAAGCTGTCAACCCTGGGCAAACTTTTCAAACCCTGGaagtggaggaagaagaagaccaGCGACAAGTTCCAGGATCTTTCAAAAG TTCTAGAGAGAAAAATCTCCACTAGACAAACGAGGGAGGAGCTCATCAAGAAAGGAGTTCTCATCCCAGACCAAG ACGAACCAGTCATCAGTGAAAATCTGAACGGCCATGCCACATCCAGTTTGACGCCAGAGGAAGTCAAAGTCGACATTGAGTCTCAAGAAACACTGCGGGAGGAACAGGCAACTGGCCCGGTCAGAACTGAGGAGAAACCAG AAAGGTCTGATACTAAACCTAACACCCGGGCAAATCAGGCGCGACCTCGAGAGACTCAAGCTAAAAAACAGCCAAGCGCCACTCCGCCCGCATCATCCAAACCTGCCGGTGGCACCGCAGCCACGGCAAAGCACAAGGATGGTGCCTCTGGGGCTAAAAAGACAACTAAAACCACTGTCAAGACTGGGTCGTCCACACAGGCTAAAGCTAACCCCCCACGGAACACTAACACAACTGGTCGCGGGACTG CCAAGTCCTCTCATCCAAAGAAGACGGGATGCACAACAAAAagcaccaccacctccacctccacacctcGTTCTCGTGCGTCAAAGGACACTGGCTCTGCAGCACAGAATGAAAGGACAGATGCAAAGGCCAACCGGAAATCAGACACTCCGACTTCATCGTCTGTACTTCAAAAAGCCTCTGCAGAGACTCTTAACCCACCTGGAGACTTAAAAGCTTCTCGCCTTTCCTCAGACACCAAATCTATTTCATCTAAAGTCTCAAGCAATGACACAGCGGGAGCTCAGGGGGACTCTGTCCAAGATCCCAAATCTTCACCTGACGCATCGCGTGCAGGTGAAGATACCCATAAAGGTGCAGTTCCTGGAACCACAAGTCAGTCTTCTCATGTCAACACTGCTACAGAAAACACATCATTCGCAGATGGAGAGGCGCGCGGCAGCTCACAGAGCGATAAACAGGAGAGGACaaaagaggagggaggaggaggtggaacgAAGAAAGGAGAAACAGAGAATGTTGTTGAAAATGGCCGGAG GTCAGCAGAGGATGAAGCAGAAAAGCCGCAGCGACCCAGGGTAAAAACAGAGCAGGCCGAGGTGACCGTGATACCCGATAGGCCGAGAGACAGCCAAACTAGTGACTCTGATTCTGACGGACCAATCCTGTACcgggatgaggaggaagaagaggaggaggaagacgaggacTCAAACA CCTCTCTTGCCAGCAAGATCCGCCGACGAGACACCTTGAACATTAAACTGGGGAACCGACCCAGCAAGAAAGAGCTGGAAGAGAAAAACATTCTGCCACAGAGTTCAGAGACGGAGAGGCACGAGCTACGCCAGCAGATTGGCAGCAAATTAGTCAG ACGCCTGAGCCAAAGACCAACCACAGAGGAGCTGGAGCAGAGAAACATTCTGAAGC AAAAGAATGAAGCAGAGGAACAAGAAGCTAAGCAAGAGATTAAAAGGAGGCTCACGAGAAAG CTGAGCGTGAGGCCGACGGTGGCAGAGCTCGTTGCTAGGAGGATTCTTCGTTTTAATGAATATGTGGAGGTAACGGACGCCAAGGATTATGACAGACGAGCTGACAAACCCTGGACACGGCTTACTCCTGCTGACAAG GCTGCTATCCGTAAGGAGCTGAATGAGTTTAAAAGCCGAGAGATGGAGGTTCATGAAGACAGCAAACAGTTCACCAG aTTTCATCGGCCCTAA
- the phactr2 gene encoding phosphatase and actin regulator 2 isoform X4, with the protein MADEEEGDTYREMKLFPQLWPRHRCRSQSDTSGFRARVLFKLRGARSVEGLEKSTSLASCDVAVDSSANAQNAHASRQQRGKLSTLGKLFKPWKWRKKKTSDKFQDLSKVLERKISTRQTREELIKKGVLIPDQDEPVISENLNGHATSSLTPEEVKVDIESQETLREEQATGPVRTEEKPAKSSHPKKTGCTTKSTTTSTSTPRSRASKDTGSAAQNERTDAKANRKSDTPTSSSVLQKASAETLNPPGDLKASRLSSDTKSISSKVSSNDTAGAQGDSVQDPKSSPDASRAGEDTHKGAVPGTTSQSSHVNTATENTSFADGEARGSSQSDKQERTKEEGGGGGTKKGETENVVENGRRSAEDEAEKPQRPRVKTEQAEVTVIPDRPRDSQTSDSDSDGPILYRDEEEEEEEEDEDSNTSLASKIRRRDTLNIKLGNRPSKKELEEKNILPQSSETERHELRQQIGSKLVRRLSQRPTTEELEQRNILKQKNEAEEQEAKQEIKRRLTRKLSVRPTVAELVARRILRFNEYVEVTDAKDYDRRADKPWTRLTPADKAAIRKELNEFKSREMEVHEDSKQFTRFHRP; encoded by the exons TTGAGGGACTGGAGAAATCAACATCTCTGGCCAGCTGCGACGTGGCGGTGGACAGCTCTGCCAATGCCCAGAATGCCCATGCATCACGGCAGCAGCGAGGCAAGCTGTCAACCCTGGGCAAACTTTTCAAACCCTGGaagtggaggaagaagaagaccaGCGACAAGTTCCAGGATCTTTCAAAAG TTCTAGAGAGAAAAATCTCCACTAGACAAACGAGGGAGGAGCTCATCAAGAAAGGAGTTCTCATCCCAGACCAAG ACGAACCAGTCATCAGTGAAAATCTGAACGGCCATGCCACATCCAGTTTGACGCCAGAGGAAGTCAAAGTCGACATTGAGTCTCAAGAAACACTGCGGGAGGAACAGGCAACTGGCCCGGTCAGAACTGAGGAGAAACCAG CCAAGTCCTCTCATCCAAAGAAGACGGGATGCACAACAAAAagcaccaccacctccacctccacacctcGTTCTCGTGCGTCAAAGGACACTGGCTCTGCAGCACAGAATGAAAGGACAGATGCAAAGGCCAACCGGAAATCAGACACTCCGACTTCATCGTCTGTACTTCAAAAAGCCTCTGCAGAGACTCTTAACCCACCTGGAGACTTAAAAGCTTCTCGCCTTTCCTCAGACACCAAATCTATTTCATCTAAAGTCTCAAGCAATGACACAGCGGGAGCTCAGGGGGACTCTGTCCAAGATCCCAAATCTTCACCTGACGCATCGCGTGCAGGTGAAGATACCCATAAAGGTGCAGTTCCTGGAACCACAAGTCAGTCTTCTCATGTCAACACTGCTACAGAAAACACATCATTCGCAGATGGAGAGGCGCGCGGCAGCTCACAGAGCGATAAACAGGAGAGGACaaaagaggagggaggaggaggtggaacgAAGAAAGGAGAAACAGAGAATGTTGTTGAAAATGGCCGGAG GTCAGCAGAGGATGAAGCAGAAAAGCCGCAGCGACCCAGGGTAAAAACAGAGCAGGCCGAGGTGACCGTGATACCCGATAGGCCGAGAGACAGCCAAACTAGTGACTCTGATTCTGACGGACCAATCCTGTACcgggatgaggaggaagaagaggaggaggaagacgaggacTCAAACA CCTCTCTTGCCAGCAAGATCCGCCGACGAGACACCTTGAACATTAAACTGGGGAACCGACCCAGCAAGAAAGAGCTGGAAGAGAAAAACATTCTGCCACAGAGTTCAGAGACGGAGAGGCACGAGCTACGCCAGCAGATTGGCAGCAAATTAGTCAG ACGCCTGAGCCAAAGACCAACCACAGAGGAGCTGGAGCAGAGAAACATTCTGAAGC AAAAGAATGAAGCAGAGGAACAAGAAGCTAAGCAAGAGATTAAAAGGAGGCTCACGAGAAAG CTGAGCGTGAGGCCGACGGTGGCAGAGCTCGTTGCTAGGAGGATTCTTCGTTTTAATGAATATGTGGAGGTAACGGACGCCAAGGATTATGACAGACGAGCTGACAAACCCTGGACACGGCTTACTCCTGCTGACAAG GCTGCTATCCGTAAGGAGCTGAATGAGTTTAAAAGCCGAGAGATGGAGGTTCATGAAGACAGCAAACAGTTCACCAG aTTTCATCGGCCCTAA
- the phactr2 gene encoding phosphatase and actin regulator 2 isoform X1, translating to MADEEEGDTYREMKLFPQLWPRHRCRSQSDTSGFRARVLFKLRGARSVEGLEKSTSLASCDVAVDSSANAQNAHASRQQRGKLSTLGKLFKPWKWRKKKTSDKFQDLSKVLERKISTRQTREELIKKGVLIPDQDEPVISENLNGHATSSLTPEEVKVDIESQETLREEQATGPVRTEEKPERSDTKPNTRANQARPRETQAKKQPSATPPASSKPAGGTAATAKHKDGASGAKKTTKTTVKTGSSTQAKANPPRNTNTTGRGTAKSSHPKKTGCTTKSTTTSTSTPRSRASKDTGSAAQNERTDAKANRKSDTPTSSSVLQKASAETLNPPGDLKASRLSSDTKSISSKVSSNDTAGAQGDSVQDPKSSPDASRAGEDTHKGAVPGTTSQSSHVNTATENTSFADGEARGSSQSDKQERTKEEGGGGGTKKGETENVVENGRRSAEDEAEKPQRPRVKTEQAEVTVIPDRPRDSQTSDSDSDGPILYRDEEEEEEEEDEDSNTSLASKIRRRDTLNIKLGNRPSKKELEEKNILPQSSETERHELRQQIGSKLVRRLSQRPTTEELEQRNILKQKNEAEEQEAKQEIKRRLTRKLSVRPTVAELVARRILRFNEYVEVTDAKDYDRRADKPWTRLTPADKAAIRKELNEFKSREMEVHEDSKQFTRFHRP from the exons TTGAGGGACTGGAGAAATCAACATCTCTGGCCAGCTGCGACGTGGCGGTGGACAGCTCTGCCAATGCCCAGAATGCCCATGCATCACGGCAGCAGCGAGGCAAGCTGTCAACCCTGGGCAAACTTTTCAAACCCTGGaagtggaggaagaagaagaccaGCGACAAGTTCCAGGATCTTTCAAAAG TTCTAGAGAGAAAAATCTCCACTAGACAAACGAGGGAGGAGCTCATCAAGAAAGGAGTTCTCATCCCAGACCAAG ACGAACCAGTCATCAGTGAAAATCTGAACGGCCATGCCACATCCAGTTTGACGCCAGAGGAAGTCAAAGTCGACATTGAGTCTCAAGAAACACTGCGGGAGGAACAGGCAACTGGCCCGGTCAGAACTGAGGAGAAACCAG AAAGGTCTGATACTAAACCTAACACCCGGGCAAATCAGGCGCGACCTCGAGAGACTCAAGCTAAAAAACAGCCAAGCGCCACTCCGCCCGCATCATCCAAACCTGCCGGTGGCACCGCAGCCACGGCAAAGCACAAGGATGGTGCCTCTGGGGCTAAAAAGACAACTAAAACCACTGTCAAGACTGGGTCGTCCACACAGGCTAAAGCTAACCCCCCACGGAACACTAACACAACTGGTCGCGGGACTG CCAAGTCCTCTCATCCAAAGAAGACGGGATGCACAACAAAAagcaccaccacctccacctccacacctcGTTCTCGTGCGTCAAAGGACACTGGCTCTGCAGCACAGAATGAAAGGACAGATGCAAAGGCCAACCGGAAATCAGACACTCCGACTTCATCGTCTGTACTTCAAAAAGCCTCTGCAGAGACTCTTAACCCACCTGGAGACTTAAAAGCTTCTCGCCTTTCCTCAGACACCAAATCTATTTCATCTAAAGTCTCAAGCAATGACACAGCGGGAGCTCAGGGGGACTCTGTCCAAGATCCCAAATCTTCACCTGACGCATCGCGTGCAGGTGAAGATACCCATAAAGGTGCAGTTCCTGGAACCACAAGTCAGTCTTCTCATGTCAACACTGCTACAGAAAACACATCATTCGCAGATGGAGAGGCGCGCGGCAGCTCACAGAGCGATAAACAGGAGAGGACaaaagaggagggaggaggaggtggaacgAAGAAAGGAGAAACAGAGAATGTTGTTGAAAATGGCCGGAG GTCAGCAGAGGATGAAGCAGAAAAGCCGCAGCGACCCAGGGTAAAAACAGAGCAGGCCGAGGTGACCGTGATACCCGATAGGCCGAGAGACAGCCAAACTAGTGACTCTGATTCTGACGGACCAATCCTGTACcgggatgaggaggaagaagaggaggaggaagacgaggacTCAAACA CCTCTCTTGCCAGCAAGATCCGCCGACGAGACACCTTGAACATTAAACTGGGGAACCGACCCAGCAAGAAAGAGCTGGAAGAGAAAAACATTCTGCCACAGAGTTCAGAGACGGAGAGGCACGAGCTACGCCAGCAGATTGGCAGCAAATTAGTCAG ACGCCTGAGCCAAAGACCAACCACAGAGGAGCTGGAGCAGAGAAACATTCTGAAGC AAAAGAATGAAGCAGAGGAACAAGAAGCTAAGCAAGAGATTAAAAGGAGGCTCACGAGAAAG CTGAGCGTGAGGCCGACGGTGGCAGAGCTCGTTGCTAGGAGGATTCTTCGTTTTAATGAATATGTGGAGGTAACGGACGCCAAGGATTATGACAGACGAGCTGACAAACCCTGGACACGGCTTACTCCTGCTGACAAG GCTGCTATCCGTAAGGAGCTGAATGAGTTTAAAAGCCGAGAGATGGAGGTTCATGAAGACAGCAAACAGTTCACCAG aTTTCATCGGCCCTAA
- the phactr2 gene encoding phosphatase and actin regulator 2 isoform X3 — MEHDVEGLEKSTSLASCDVAVDSSANAQNAHASRQQRGKLSTLGKLFKPWKWRKKKTSDKFQDLSKVLERKISTRQTREELIKKGVLIPDQDEPVISENLNGHATSSLTPEEVKVDIESQETLREEQATGPVRTEEKPERSDTKPNTRANQARPRETQAKKQPSATPPASSKPAGGTAATAKHKDGASGAKKTTKTTVKTGSSTQAKANPPRNTNTTGRGTAKSSHPKKTGCTTKSTTTSTSTPRSRASKDTGSAAQNERTDAKANRKSDTPTSSSVLQKASAETLNPPGDLKASRLSSDTKSISSKVSSNDTAGAQGDSVQDPKSSPDASRAGEDTHKGAVPGTTSQSSHVNTATENTSFADGEARGSSQSDKQERTKEEGGGGGTKKGETENVVENGRRSAEDEAEKPQRPRVKTEQAEVTVIPDRPRDSQTSDSDSDGPILYRDEEEEEEEEDEDSNTSLASKIRRRDTLNIKLGNRPSKKELEEKNILPQSSETERHELRQQIGSKLVRRLSQRPTTEELEQRNILKQKNEAEEQEAKQEIKRRLTRKLSVRPTVAELVARRILRFNEYVEVTDAKDYDRRADKPWTRLTPADKAAIRKELNEFKSREMEVHEDSKQFTRFHRP, encoded by the exons TTGAGGGACTGGAGAAATCAACATCTCTGGCCAGCTGCGACGTGGCGGTGGACAGCTCTGCCAATGCCCAGAATGCCCATGCATCACGGCAGCAGCGAGGCAAGCTGTCAACCCTGGGCAAACTTTTCAAACCCTGGaagtggaggaagaagaagaccaGCGACAAGTTCCAGGATCTTTCAAAAG TTCTAGAGAGAAAAATCTCCACTAGACAAACGAGGGAGGAGCTCATCAAGAAAGGAGTTCTCATCCCAGACCAAG ACGAACCAGTCATCAGTGAAAATCTGAACGGCCATGCCACATCCAGTTTGACGCCAGAGGAAGTCAAAGTCGACATTGAGTCTCAAGAAACACTGCGGGAGGAACAGGCAACTGGCCCGGTCAGAACTGAGGAGAAACCAG AAAGGTCTGATACTAAACCTAACACCCGGGCAAATCAGGCGCGACCTCGAGAGACTCAAGCTAAAAAACAGCCAAGCGCCACTCCGCCCGCATCATCCAAACCTGCCGGTGGCACCGCAGCCACGGCAAAGCACAAGGATGGTGCCTCTGGGGCTAAAAAGACAACTAAAACCACTGTCAAGACTGGGTCGTCCACACAGGCTAAAGCTAACCCCCCACGGAACACTAACACAACTGGTCGCGGGACTG CCAAGTCCTCTCATCCAAAGAAGACGGGATGCACAACAAAAagcaccaccacctccacctccacacctcGTTCTCGTGCGTCAAAGGACACTGGCTCTGCAGCACAGAATGAAAGGACAGATGCAAAGGCCAACCGGAAATCAGACACTCCGACTTCATCGTCTGTACTTCAAAAAGCCTCTGCAGAGACTCTTAACCCACCTGGAGACTTAAAAGCTTCTCGCCTTTCCTCAGACACCAAATCTATTTCATCTAAAGTCTCAAGCAATGACACAGCGGGAGCTCAGGGGGACTCTGTCCAAGATCCCAAATCTTCACCTGACGCATCGCGTGCAGGTGAAGATACCCATAAAGGTGCAGTTCCTGGAACCACAAGTCAGTCTTCTCATGTCAACACTGCTACAGAAAACACATCATTCGCAGATGGAGAGGCGCGCGGCAGCTCACAGAGCGATAAACAGGAGAGGACaaaagaggagggaggaggaggtggaacgAAGAAAGGAGAAACAGAGAATGTTGTTGAAAATGGCCGGAG GTCAGCAGAGGATGAAGCAGAAAAGCCGCAGCGACCCAGGGTAAAAACAGAGCAGGCCGAGGTGACCGTGATACCCGATAGGCCGAGAGACAGCCAAACTAGTGACTCTGATTCTGACGGACCAATCCTGTACcgggatgaggaggaagaagaggaggaggaagacgaggacTCAAACA CCTCTCTTGCCAGCAAGATCCGCCGACGAGACACCTTGAACATTAAACTGGGGAACCGACCCAGCAAGAAAGAGCTGGAAGAGAAAAACATTCTGCCACAGAGTTCAGAGACGGAGAGGCACGAGCTACGCCAGCAGATTGGCAGCAAATTAGTCAG ACGCCTGAGCCAAAGACCAACCACAGAGGAGCTGGAGCAGAGAAACATTCTGAAGC AAAAGAATGAAGCAGAGGAACAAGAAGCTAAGCAAGAGATTAAAAGGAGGCTCACGAGAAAG CTGAGCGTGAGGCCGACGGTGGCAGAGCTCGTTGCTAGGAGGATTCTTCGTTTTAATGAATATGTGGAGGTAACGGACGCCAAGGATTATGACAGACGAGCTGACAAACCCTGGACACGGCTTACTCCTGCTGACAAG GCTGCTATCCGTAAGGAGCTGAATGAGTTTAAAAGCCGAGAGATGGAGGTTCATGAAGACAGCAAACAGTTCACCAG aTTTCATCGGCCCTAA
- the sf3b5 gene encoding splicing factor 3B subunit 5, translating into MTDRYNIHSQLEHLQSKYIGTGHADTSKWEWLVNQHRDSYCSYMGHFDLLNYFAVAENESKARVRFNLMEKMLQPCGPPADKPDDA; encoded by the coding sequence ATGACAGACCGCTACAACATCCACAGTCAGCTGGAGCATCTTCAATCAAAGTATATCGGCACAGGACACGCCGACACCAGCAAGTGGGAATGGCTGGTCAATCAGCATCGTGATTCCTACTGTTCCTACATGGGACATTTTGACCTGCTGAATTACTTTGCTGTGGCTGAGAACGAGAGTAAAGCGCGTGTTCGTTTCAACCTGATGGAGAAGATGCTTCAGCCATGTGGACCACCAGCAGATAAACCTGATGATGCCTAG